A portion of the Streptomyces showdoensis genome contains these proteins:
- a CDS encoding helix-turn-helix domain-containing protein translates to MLTTASVPDREKVAYWNDAVSRALVPLTVTPRGEGPFDGRIASGRLGYLQVCTMEADAERVSRTPALIAGSSEALVSVAVQISGTATVVQDGRRAEVAEGELVVCDTTRPYSVDYPQRFATHVFQLPRRTLGVPDDDVRRVTGSAIGTADGVGAMLLPFLATLASSGADRYPQVVANRLAGNVVDLLSTLIAERAHHGGTESDGRSHLMLRVLDHINRNLGDPDLSPERIAREHRISVRYLHRLFEGEGTTVGQFVRRRRLEECRRELARRGRTTPTVSAVAQRWGFVNPAHFSRSFRAEYGVSPARMALPAHGPGRRGRARRRAPGG, encoded by the coding sequence GTGTTGACGACCGCCTCCGTGCCGGACCGGGAGAAGGTCGCGTACTGGAACGACGCGGTCAGCAGGGCGCTGGTGCCGCTGACGGTCACTCCCCGGGGCGAGGGACCGTTCGACGGCCGGATCGCCTCCGGCCGGCTCGGCTACCTCCAGGTGTGCACCATGGAGGCGGACGCGGAGCGGGTCAGCCGTACGCCGGCGCTGATCGCCGGGTCGTCCGAGGCCCTGGTGTCGGTCGCGGTCCAGATCTCCGGCACGGCCACCGTCGTCCAGGACGGCAGGCGGGCCGAGGTGGCGGAGGGCGAGCTGGTGGTGTGCGACACGACCCGGCCGTACTCCGTCGACTATCCGCAGCGGTTCGCGACCCACGTCTTCCAGCTCCCGCGCCGCACGCTGGGCGTGCCGGACGACGACGTCCGACGGGTCACCGGCAGCGCCATCGGCACGGCGGACGGGGTCGGCGCGATGCTGCTGCCGTTCCTGGCCACGCTGGCCTCGTCCGGCGCCGACCGCTACCCGCAGGTGGTCGCGAACCGCCTGGCCGGGAACGTCGTCGACCTCCTCTCCACGCTGATCGCGGAGCGCGCCCACCACGGGGGCACGGAGTCGGACGGGCGCAGCCACCTGATGCTGCGCGTCCTCGACCACATCAACCGGAACCTGGGCGACCCGGACCTGTCGCCGGAGCGCATCGCCCGGGAGCACCGGATCTCGGTCCGCTACCTGCACCGGCTGTTCGAGGGTGAGGGAACGACGGTCGGGCAGTTCGTCCGGCGGCGGCGTCTGGAGGAGTGCCGGCGCGAACTGGCCCGCCGCGGCAGGACGACGCCCACCGTGTCCGCCGTCGCCCAGAGGTGGGGCTTCGTCAACCCCGCCCACTTCAGCCGGTCCTTCCGCGCCGAATACGGCGTGTCCCCCGCGCGAATGGCGCTCCCTGCGCACGGACCGGGACGCCGGGGCCGCGCGAGACGGCGAGCACCAGGGGGCTGA